The Dehalococcoidia bacterium sequence ACTGTTCGAGGTGGTGGCACTGCGGGCCAGGGAGTGGAACGCCCTGGGCAATGTGGGGCTGGTGGTGGGCTCTACCTACCCCCAGGAACTGAGGAGAGTGCGCCAGCTCTGCCCCCAGATGCCGCTGCTGATTCCGGGCATCGGTGCTCAGGGTGGCGACCCGGCCAGCGCAGTTCGCTATGGGGTGGATGCCCGGGGGGAAAAGGCTATAATCAGCTCCTCGCGTCAGATCATCTATGCTTACCTGGGGGAGGGTGGAAAGGGCGGAGATTTCGCTGCAGCCGCCCGTGGCGCCGCGCTCAAGCTGCGCGATGAGATTAACCGTTACCGGGGGCATACCTGAAGATGGAGATAAATGTTGGCGATGTGGTGCGCCTGAAGAAGAAGCACCCCTGCGGCAGCGACCAGTGGCAGGTGGTCAGGGTGGGTGCTGATATCGGGGTCAGGTGTCAGAAGTGCCACCGACGCGTGCTTCTGGCGCGGGGCGTTTTCGAGCGCCGGGTGAGGGCTGTGCTACCGGAAGGCGGGGGTGCGGCTCATCAAGATACACCGGGGGTTCGATATGTCTCGAATTAAAATAGACTTGCCGGAGCTGTTTGATTTCGATACTGAGGTACGGGTGAGTATAAACGACATCAACGCCGGTGGACATCTGGGGAACCACTCTTTAGTCGCAATATTGAATGAAGCTCACCTGAGGTTTTTAGAGGCCAAGGGTTTTCCCGAGCCGGTGATCGACGGCCTCGCTTTCATCAATTCCGATCTGGCCATCGTTTACCGGTCGCAGGCATTTCACCGCGATGTTCTGAGGATCGAGGTCGCCGTTGCCAATTTCCATAAGTATGGCTGCGATATAGTATACCGGGTTACCAACAATCAGACCGGGAAGCAGGTAGCTGTGGCCAAGACAGGGATGTTGTTTTTCGATTACCAGAGGAATAAGATCGCCGAGGTTCCCGCAAGATTCAAGTCGGTCTTTGAGTCCAGTTAGCACGTCTCATTTTTTGTAAAAAATGGTGAGAATGCACGTCAGCTTGCCGGTGGGATGAGTCGCAGGGCGGGTGGCAGGCAGCGTATTTGGGAGCTCTAGAGCGAATTAGATCTATGAATGTGCGAGAATTTGCGACACGGATGCCCCCCAGCAAGCTGGGGGGTAATTCAACTAAAGGAAGAGGGTTGATATGGAAGACACAGGGTACAGTGTGCTGGACGCTATCGGGAATACGCCTCTGGTCAGGATAAAGAATGTATATGCCAAGCTGGAGAGCGTCAATCCAAGCGGTAGCATTAAGGACCGCGTCGCGCTGGAGATAATCGAGGCGGCCGAGAGGTCGGGGGAGCTGAAGCGGGGCTACACCATCGTCGAGGCCTCAAGCGGCAACACCGGCATCTCGCTATCCATGGTGGCCATGGCAAAGGGTTATCGCATGGTGGTGGTCATGCCGGAGAATATGAGCGAGGAGCGCAAGCAGATGATGCTGGCATTTGGCGCCGAGCTGGTGCTCACCTCCAGGAGCGGCAGCCTGAGGGAGGCTATCGAGCGGGCGGAGGAGATCGCCACGAAGACGAGGCACTTCATAGCCCGGCAGTTCAGCAACCCGAACAATATAAAAGCGCAGGAGAAGACCGGTGAGGAGATACTGCAGCAGATCGGGCCGGTGGACGCCATCGTAGCCGGAGTCGGCACCGGCGGCACGCTCATGGGCTTATCCAACGTCATAAGGAGAGAAAACCCGGATGTCAAGGTCATTGCCGTGGAGCCTGAGGAGGCGTCCGTCATGTTCGGCGGTAGCGACGTCCGTATCGAGGAGCACCAGATTCAGGGCATAGGCGATGGCTTCATCCCCAAGATCGTCGACATGAGCAGGGTGGATAACGTCTACACCGTAGGCAGCAAGGAGGCGGTGGACATGGCCCGCAGTTTGTGCCACAAGCACGGGCTCATGGTGGGCATAAGCTCCGGCGCCAATATGCTGGTGGCGCTGAGGGTAGCGAAGAAATACGACAAGGTCGTTACCGTCCTGCCGGACAGGGGCGAGCGCTACCTGAGCATGGACCTGTTCAAGTATTAGGCTGAGTGGAACCTGATTGATAGTGAGGAGCAACCTGTATTACATGGTGGCACCAAGTAGCGCTGCGTCTCATTCTGTCATATAAATTTATCGACCTTGTATCCGGGCGTACCGCATAGTATCAGCGGGTGACATACAATTTGTCGGCAAAATGTCGGTAAAAGCACGCTAGCCTGTGGGGACTATATAGGGCTTGGGCATAAAGGTTATGAGAGAGGGGCCACCCGTTCCCAGGTAGCCCCTTTTAATACGCCTAGAGGGCTAATTACTACGTTACCCTTCCTCCTTTTCCAGTTGCTTCGTTACCCCCTTGGCAAGTTTGACATTGTGTGTATCAGTTCTTCCTCTGTGTAGCCAGCGCCGGCTCCCTCCACTTCTTCCGCCGGCTGTTTCCTACGCGCAGTTGGAATATTCAACTCTCTATGGCAGCCACATTGGATACATACCAAATACCAGCCGTATGAATCATTTTCGATAAAGACGTTACCTCCGCAGCGAATGCATCCTTTAAGTCTCCACGTTTGCATAGTATGCCTCCTTACCCTGAGCGATTTTTGAGAAGCAGGTCAACCTCACATAACTTATATTATCTTTATTTATATACATTATACTATATTAAAATTAAGCATAATTATATTATATTATAGTTTATACCATAATTATGACAGTTTGTCAATAGTATTTACCTATTTGAGGAAATATTGATGACATCCAATCCATCAATGAAGCGGGGAGCTGGAACAGGCCGTCAGGCTCAACGCTGTCGAGCCTGAGGAGGCGTCCGTCATGTTCGGCGGTAGCGACGTCCGTATAGAGGAGCACCGCATACAGGGCATAGGCGATGGCTTCATGCCCCAGGATCGTCGAGATGAGGAGGTTGAAAAGGGTCTAAACCATAGGCAGTAAGGAGGCAGTGGATATCGCCCGCAGTTTATGCCGCAAGCACGGGCTGATGGTGGAGATAGGTTACGGTGTCAACATGCTGGTTGAGCTAAGGGTAGCGAAGAAATAGGATAAGGTGGCAACAGTCTTGCCTGGGCTCTCTTCACCCCTGCCCCCACCTCTCGTGGAAGACTATCTCCCCTAGCTCCTTGCGGCCGGGGCCTTCGGGCTGCTCGGCGGGGTGGCCCAGGGGGATGAGCTCCACGACCCTTACCCCTTCGGGCACGCCAAGTATCTCCTCGGCCTTTTTGGCGTCGAACAGGCCGACGTGGACGGTAGCGAGTCCCAGCTCTACCGCGGCGAGCATGAGGCTCTGGGAGGCGGAGGCGACATCGAACATATACCAGTAGTCGCCCTTGTCGGTTACCACCTCGCCCCGCTTAAAGCCGGCCCTGCCGGTCTCGGCGCAGGCGACGAGCACCACGGGGACGGTCCGCACCGCATCCCTGGCGGGGTTGGTGGAGGACAGGGTGTCGGCAAGCCTGGATTTGGTGTCGGGGTCCTTGACCACTATCCACCTGACGCACTGTTTGTTGGCCCACGAAGGCGCCCAGCGGGCGGCATCCAGCACTATCTCGATATCACTGTCGCTTATTGGGTCTGTCGTATACTTGCGTACGCTGCGGCGGCTCTTTATTGCTTCCATAACTTCCATCGCTTCTATTCCTCCTTATTCTGAACCAGTTTTACCCGAAAAAAGTAACCGTACTGTAGTATATCCCTAATAGGAGAGTGAAGACAATGAGGTGTAATAATCCAGCACATTGGTGATGCGTCGCCGTTCGCCTGCTTTTACGCTGTCATTGCGAGGGAAATAGAGCTACATTCCATGTCGTTCCGAACCTGTTTCGGAATCTCGAGGTTAATAGGGGGATGCTGAAAGCAATGGGTAGGATGGCTAGATTACCCGATCTCCGAGCAAGGCCGACAGGTCGGTCCGTCTTACGGACTCCGATACTTCGTTCGGAGCCGACACTTTGGCCAGCATCGGAGTCCGATATTTCATTCGGACAAGTCGGGCAACAGGCTTGGCCAGCCTAACCGGCGGATCGAGGCCACGCGGAGGGTATTGGGTCTCAGTGGTGTTCTGTCATGAGACGTGGGACGCCCCTTTATGGCTCCTGCTTAGTAGAACCTGTAGTGTAGCACGCTGGACTGGTAAATAAAACGGGGGTGGGACACCTGTCCCACCCCCCGTACTCTTCTCGTCTACTATTTAATAGTCTACGTTGACCGCTTCCTCTGTGTTATAACTATGACTGACATAGCCAGGATGATAAACGCCGCAAGCCCCAGCCACGGCGCCAGTACCTGCAGCCGGTCCACCGGCTTGATGACACCGCCAACGGGCACTATTGGCTCGGTCTCGCAGACCTTGGCCACGAAGGCGTCGTAGCTGAACTTGTTGTATTCCAGGTCCGGCCCCACGGTCACGGGGAATTCTTCGGTGGTTTCGTCGGAATCGGTGTAACCGGCGACGTAGGCGCAGCCGGAGCCGTCCACGGCGATGCCATAGCCTAAGTCCTCCTGGGAGCCGCCGATGTAGCCGCAGTAGTCCAGCCCGGTGCCGCCGGCCTTGACCTTAGAGACGAAGGCGTCGCCGTAGCCGCCGCTGTAGCTAGTGTCTGGCCCCACGGCCACGGGGAAACCTTCGGTGGTCTCGTTGGACTCGGTCCAGCCGGTGACGTAGGCGCAGCCTGAGCCGTCCACGGCGATGCCGTAGCATTCGTCCTCCTGGGAGCCGCCGATGTAGCCGCAGTAACCCAGCCCGGCGCCGCCTGCATTGACCTTGGCCACGAAAGCGTCGCTGCCGCCGCCGTTGAAGCTAAGGTCCGGCCCCCCGGCCACAGGGAAGGTGGCCTCGTCAGAATAGGTTCGGCCGACGACGTAGGCGCAGCCCGAGACGTCCACGGCGATGCCGTAGCCATAGTCAGACTCGTTGCCGCCGATGTAGCCGCAGTAGACCAGCCCGGTGCCGTTGGCGCTGACCCTGGCCACAAAGGCGTCGTTGTTGCCGTTAAAGTCCAGGTCCGGCCCCCCTAATACTGGGAAGGTGCTCTGGTTGGAGCTGGTGTATCCGGTGACGTAGGCGCAGCCCGAGCCGTCCACGGCGATGCCACGGCTCTCGTCTTCATCTGCGCCGCCGATATACCCGCAGTGGTCCAGCATGGTGCCGTTGGCGCTGACCTTGGCCACGAAGGCGTCGTAGGTGCCGCCGCTGTAGCTCAGGTCCGGCCCCACTTTCACGGGGAAGGTAGTCTGGTTAGAGCTGGTGGAGCCGGTGACGTAGGCGCAGTCCGAGCCGTCCACGGCGATGCCACCGCCCCATTCAACGGCGGAGCCGCCGATGTAGCCGCAGTAGTCCAGCCCGGTGCCGTTGGCGCTTACCTTGGCCACGAAGACGTCGCTGCTGCCGTTATAGGTCAGGTCCGGCCCCACTTTCACGGGGAAGGTGGCCTCGTCGGAATAGGTTCGGCCGGTGACGTAGGCGCAGTCCGAGCCGTCCACGGCGATGCCACGGCCCCAGTCATCGGCGGAGCCGCCGATGTAGCCGCAGTAGTCCAGCCCGGTGCCGCTGGCATTGACCTTGGCCACGAAGGCATCCAAGTCGAGGTTGTGGCTCGTGTCTGGCCCCACGGTAACGGGGAAGGTGGCCTCGTCGGAATTGGTGTAGCCCGTGACATAGGCGCAGCCCGAGCCGTCCACGGCGATGCCGTTGCCCACGTCAACGCCTAAGCCGCCGATGTAGCCGCAGTAGACCAGCACCACGGGGTCGATTACCAAGAGCTCACCCGGGTCATAGCTCCCCACCTCGAAGCCGTAGCTGTGGGCCTCCTCGTCCAGCGCGTAGCTCGAATCCACCGGCAGTCGCTCCCCCCCGACATCCTGGTAGGCCACCGGCCGGTCATCGATAAAACCGCCCACCGGCGTGCTCACCTCCAATTGCCCACCCTCATTGAGGGTCAATGCGCTGGCGCCGTCGTAGGCCAGCCTTATCTGTCCCGGGTCGGCCCCCGGTTGCACCATAAAGGTGTATTTCAACAGGCTGGTGTCGCCGCTGTAGACCAGGTCAATCCCGGGCCACAGGTCGGGGTAGGCCACGCCGGCGTAGGCGGGCAGCCCCGTCTTCCATTCCTCCGGGGAGCCCTTGAAGTAGCTGATGACGGCCTCGGTCCGGTCCTTACCGACGGGCTGGACGTCGGGGTCCGCGCCCACAAACTCGAGCTTAATGGCATAGTGCTCCTGGGAGTCGGCCTCCTCACCGGGACCGCTCATCGCGAAGGTCACGCCCCGGGCGGTGAAGTAGAGGCTCATGTCTTGGCCCTGGACGTAGTAGGCCACGCGCTGGTCCAGCTGCCCCTGGTTCTCGATGAAATAGAGGGGGAGATTCAAAAGCGCTAATTCGACGCCGTCTTCCGCCACCGCATCGGCCTGTGCTGGCACTTCTGCGGCCTGGGCCAGCCCCGCTGACTCGGCGCCGTCCATTTCCGGCGCCAGCGCCGCGCCCAGCAGAAGTAAGAGTGCCACGCTAAAAGTGATTGCCTTTTTCATTGTCCCCCCCTAATGCTTTTTATTTTACTAGTGTGATGATACTCTTGGGGAGGCAGGCCGTCAACCCTGCGTACTCGTGCATTGAACTCGCTGTAAGTTACCGCTATGTGATTTTTTAAGAGACTGATGAAAAAGAGGTGCCCCGATTATGTAGGGGGCACTCTACCTTATCACCATTGCCGATACTAAGAAACGGGGGTGGGACACCTGTCCCACCCCCCATGTTCTTTTCGTCTACTCTTTAAGAGCCTACGTCGCTCGCTTCCTCTGCGTTATCACTATGACTGACATAGACAGGACGATAAACGCTGCCAGCCCCAGCCATGGCGCCAGTAGCTGCAGCCGGTCAACCGGCTCTACAAGTCCGCCAACGGGCATTATTGGCTCGGTCTCGCAGACCTTAGCTACGAAGGCGTCGAAGCCGCCGTTGTAGGTCAGGTCCGGCCCCACGGTATCGGGGAAGGTGGCCTCGTCGGAGCTGGTCCCGCCGGTGACGTAGGCGCAGCCCGAGCCGTCCACGGCGATGCCGTTGCCGTAGTCATCGCTGAAGCCGCCGATGTAGCCGCAGTAGTCCAGCCCTGTGCCGCCGGCATTGACCTTGGCCACGAAGGCGTCGCGGTCGTCGTTGTGGGTCAGGTCCGGCCCCACGGCTACGGGGAAGCCCTCGGTCACGTTGGAGCTGGTGTAGCCGGTGACGTAGGCGCAGCCGTCACCGTCCACGGCGATGCCGAAGCCGTAGTCCCAGTCGGAGCCGCCGATGTAGCCGCAGTAGTCAAAGTTGTTCTCAGGAGTTGGGTCATCAGGCTCCACCTTGACCTTGGCCACGAAGGCGTCGTAGAGGCCGTTGTGGCTAGTGTCCGGCCCCACGGCAACGGGGAAGCTGGCCTGGGTGGAGTTGGTGTATCCGGCAACATAGGCGTTGCCCGAGCCGTCCACGGCGATGCCTGAGCCCCTGTCGTATTCGGAGCCGCCGATGTAGCCGCAGTAGTCCAGCCCTGTGCCGCCGGTATTGACCTTGGCCACGAAGGCGTCGGTGCTGACGCCGTTGAAGGTCAGGTCCGGCCCCACGGCAACGGGGAAGCCCTCGGTTTCGTCGGAGAGGGTTTCGCCGGTAATATATGCGTAGCCGTCACCGTCCACGGCGATGCCACAGCCGTAGTCCCAGTCGGAGCCGCCGATGTAGCCGCAGTAGTCGTAGTTGTTCTCAGGAGTTGTGCTATTAGGATTCGCCTTGACCTTGGCCACGAAGGCGTCGAAGCCGCCGTTGTAGGTCAGGTCCGGCCCCACGGTATCGGGGAAGGTGGCCTGGGTGGAGTAGGTGTAGCCGGTGACGTAGGCGCAGCCCGAGCCGTCCACGGCGATGCCGAGGCCGTAGTCATCGTCGAAGCCGCCGATGTAGCCGCAGTAGTCCAGCACGGTGCCGTTGGCACTGACCTTGGCCACGAAGGCGTCGCGGGCGTCGTTGTGGGTCAGGTCCGGCCCCACGGCTACGGGGAAGCCCTCGGTCACGTTGGAGCTGGTGTAGCCGGTGACGTAGGCGCAGCCGTCACCGTCCACGGCGATGCCGTTGCCCCTATCAGAGTCGGAGCCGCCGATGTAGCCGCAGTAGTCCAGCCCGCTGCCGTCTGCCTTGACCTTGGCCACGAAGGCGTCAGTGCTGCCGTTGTAGGTCGTGTCCGGCCCCACGGCCACGGGGAAGGTGGTTTGGTCAGATTCGGTGAATCCGGTAACGTAGGCGCAGCCCGAGCCGTCCACGGCGATGCCGTGGCCTGCGTCAGAGTCGGAGCCGCCGATGTAGCCGCAGTAGACCAGCACCGCGGGGTCGATTACCAACAGCTCGCTTGGGTCATAGCTCCCCACATCAAAGCCGTAGCTGTGGGCCTCCTCGTCCAGCGCGTAGCTCGACTCCACCGGCACTCGCTTCCCGCCGACAACCTGGTAGGCCACCGGCCGGTCATCCTGGAAGCCGCCCACAGGAGTGCTCACCTCAAGCTGCCCGCCTTCATTGAGGGTCACCGCGCTCGCGCCGTCGTAGGCCAGCCTTATCTGGCCCGGGTCGGCCCCCGGCCGCACAAGGAAAGTGTACTTCAACCGGCTGGCGTCGCCAGTGTAGACCAGGTCAATCCCGGGCCACAGGTCAGGGTAGAGAACGCCGGCGTAGGTGGGAAGCCCCGTCTTCCATTCCTCCGGGGAGCCCGTGAAGTAGCTGAAAACGGCCTCGGTCCGGTCCTTTCCGACGGGCTGGACGTCGGGGTCTGCGCCCACAAACTCAAGCTTAATGGCATAGTGCTCTTGGGAGTCGTCCTCCTCCCCGGGACCGCTCATCGCGAAGGTGACACCCCGGGCGGTGAAGTAGAGGCCCATGTCTTGGCCCTGGACGTAGTAGGCCACGCGCTGGTCCAGCTGCCCCTGGTTCTCGATGAAATAGAGTGGGAGACTCAAAAGCGCTGCCCCGACGGCGTCTCCCGCCGCCGCATCGGCCTGTGCTGGCACTTCTGCGGCCTGGGCCAGCCCCGCTGACCCGGCGCCGTCCATTTCCGGCACCAGCGCCGCGCCCAGCACCAGGAAGAGTGCCACGGTAAAAGTGATTGCCTTTTTCATTGCCTCCCTCCTGCTTATTATTTTATTGGTGTTATGATACTCTTGGGTAGGCAGGCTGTCAAACCTGCGTACTCGTCCCCGCGGTTGATTTATCGCAAGGCGTCTCGCAACGATAGGTGAAGCGGGATCCACGATACCAGGTATCAACTATCTATCTGAACGAGATCATGCTGACGATACCTCGGCTTATAAGGCACCGATGCGGGGGCCGAGTCTTGCATAAACTGTGTAGGGTTTGTTGAAACCCGATAAGATAGGGTATGTTGACATATGCAAAGATATTGCGCTAGAATTATATAGGGTCAGAATTATGAGTGGAGGATGTCCATGATCGAGATGACCATCGATAGCATTCGAATGAGCCTGATGAACTATCAGCGTGTGGTGATCCTCAAGGAAAAGGACGGGGAGCGTTACCTTCCTATCTGGATAGGTCCAGCGGAGGCGGACTCCATAGCGATAAAATTGCAGGACGTTCAGGTGCCCCGACCGATGACCCATGATCTGTTGTGCTCCGCGATCCAGGCTCTAGGGGCTAGGGTCAACTCGATCGTTGTAAACGAGCTTCGTAACGATACCTTCTATGCCCGGATCTTCATCGTGGTTGATGGAAGGGATCTGGAGATCGATTCCCGTCCCAGCGATGCCATCGCCCTTGCGGTAAGGGTGGAGGTGCCGATTTATGCCGAAGAGTCAGTGCTGGAGAAAGCGGGGATACTTCTCCCCGCTGACGGTAAACAGGGCGATCTCAGCGATGATGAGCTAAATAAGCTTTCCCCCTTCAAGGACTTCGTAGATACACTGAACCTGGATGATCTGGGGAAATCGTAGCGTGTCTTTGGCGGTAGCAGCATGGATGAGAGACTTATCAAGCGCTTGATCACCAATATAAAGTGTAGCGTGTGCGGGGAGCGGTACGATGGGGAAAATGTGAAGTTTCTCGGACGCTACACTGACCTCTGGTTTCTTAGCGTCTATTGCCCCACTTGTCAGACTCAGGGTTTGGTGGCTGCGGTGCTCAATGAGGAGGAGACCCCGGAGCTGGTTACCGACCTCACTGAAGGGGAGTAT is a genomic window containing:
- a CDS encoding DUF951 domain-containing protein — its product is MKMEINVGDVVRLKKKHPCGSDQWQVVRVGADIGVRCQKCHRRVLLARGVFERRVRAVLPEGGGAAHQDTPGVRYVSN
- a CDS encoding thioesterase family protein is translated as MSRIKIDLPELFDFDTEVRVSINDINAGGHLGNHSLVAILNEAHLRFLEAKGFPEPVIDGLAFINSDLAIVYRSQAFHRDVLRIEVAVANFHKYGCDIVYRVTNNQTGKQVAVAKTGMLFFDYQRNKIAEVPARFKSVFESS
- a CDS encoding cysteine synthase family protein, translating into MEDTGYSVLDAIGNTPLVRIKNVYAKLESVNPSGSIKDRVALEIIEAAERSGELKRGYTIVEASSGNTGISLSMVAMAKGYRMVVVMPENMSEERKQMMLAFGAELVLTSRSGSLREAIERAEEIATKTRHFIARQFSNPNNIKAQEKTGEEILQQIGPVDAIVAGVGTGGTLMGLSNVIRRENPDVKVIAVEPEEASVMFGGSDVRIEEHQIQGIGDGFIPKIVDMSRVDNVYTVGSKEAVDMARSLCHKHGLMVGISSGANMLVALRVAKKYDKVVTVLPDRGERYLSMDLFKY
- a CDS encoding nitroreductase family protein; amino-acid sequence: MEVMEAIKSRRSVRKYTTDPISDSDIEIVLDAARWAPSWANKQCVRWIVVKDPDTKSRLADTLSSTNPARDAVRTVPVVLVACAETGRAGFKRGEVVTDKGDYWYMFDVASASQSLMLAAVELGLATVHVGLFDAKKAEEILGVPEGVRVVELIPLGHPAEQPEGPGRKELGEIVFHERWGQG
- a CDS encoding SBBP repeat-containing protein gives rise to the protein MKKAITFSVALLLLLGAALAPEMDGAESAGLAQAAEVPAQADAVAEDGVELALLNLPLYFIENQGQLDQRVAYYVQGQDMSLYFTARGVTFAMSGPGEEADSQEHYAIKLEFVGADPDVQPVGKDRTEAVISYFKGSPEEWKTGLPAYAGVAYPDLWPGIDLVYSGDTSLLKYTFMVQPGADPGQIRLAYDGASALTLNEGGQLEVSTPVGGFIDDRPVAYQDVGGERLPVDSSYALDEEAHSYGFEVGSYDPGELLVIDPVVLVYCGYIGGLGVDVGNGIAVDGSGCAYVTGYTNSDEATFPVTVGPDTSHNLDLDAFVAKVNASGTGLDYCGYIGGSADDWGRGIAVDGSDCAYVTGRTYSDEATFPVKVGPDLTYNGSSDVFVAKVSANGTGLDYCGYIGGSAVEWGGGIAVDGSDCAYVTGSTSSNQTTFPVKVGPDLSYSGGTYDAFVAKVSANGTMLDHCGYIGGADEDESRGIAVDGSGCAYVTGYTSSNQSTFPVLGGPDLDFNGNNDAFVARVSANGTGLVYCGYIGGNESDYGYGIAVDVSGCAYVVGRTYSDEATFPVAGGPDLSFNGGGSDAFVAKVNAGGAGLGYCGYIGGSQEDECYGIAVDGSGCAYVTGWTESNETTEGFPVAVGPDTSYSGGYGDAFVSKVKAGGTGLDYCGYIGGSQEDLGYGIAVDGSGCAYVAGYTDSDETTEEFPVTVGPDLEYNKFSYDAFVAKVCETEPIVPVGGVIKPVDRLQVLAPWLGLAAFIILAMSVIVITQRKRST
- a CDS encoding SBBP repeat-containing protein, encoding MKKAITFTVALFLVLGAALVPEMDGAGSAGLAQAAEVPAQADAAAGDAVGAALLSLPLYFIENQGQLDQRVAYYVQGQDMGLYFTARGVTFAMSGPGEEDDSQEHYAIKLEFVGADPDVQPVGKDRTEAVFSYFTGSPEEWKTGLPTYAGVLYPDLWPGIDLVYTGDASRLKYTFLVRPGADPGQIRLAYDGASAVTLNEGGQLEVSTPVGGFQDDRPVAYQVVGGKRVPVESSYALDEEAHSYGFDVGSYDPSELLVIDPAVLVYCGYIGGSDSDAGHGIAVDGSGCAYVTGFTESDQTTFPVAVGPDTTYNGSTDAFVAKVKADGSGLDYCGYIGGSDSDRGNGIAVDGDGCAYVTGYTSSNVTEGFPVAVGPDLTHNDARDAFVAKVSANGTVLDYCGYIGGFDDDYGLGIAVDGSGCAYVTGYTYSTQATFPDTVGPDLTYNGGFDAFVAKVKANPNSTTPENNYDYCGYIGGSDWDYGCGIAVDGDGYAYITGETLSDETEGFPVAVGPDLTFNGVSTDAFVAKVNTGGTGLDYCGYIGGSEYDRGSGIAVDGSGNAYVAGYTNSTQASFPVAVGPDTSHNGLYDAFVAKVKVEPDDPTPENNFDYCGYIGGSDWDYGFGIAVDGDGCAYVTGYTSSNVTEGFPVAVGPDLTHNDDRDAFVAKVNAGGTGLDYCGYIGGFSDDYGNGIAVDGSGCAYVTGGTSSDEATFPDTVGPDLTYNGGFDAFVAKVCETEPIMPVGGLVEPVDRLQLLAPWLGLAAFIVLSMSVIVITQRKRAT
- a CDS encoding bifunctional nuclease family protein yields the protein MIEMTIDSIRMSLMNYQRVVILKEKDGERYLPIWIGPAEADSIAIKLQDVQVPRPMTHDLLCSAIQALGARVNSIVVNELRNDTFYARIFIVVDGRDLEIDSRPSDAIALAVRVEVPIYAEESVLEKAGILLPADGKQGDLSDDELNKLSPFKDFVDTLNLDDLGKS